In one Micromonospora polyrhachis genomic region, the following are encoded:
- a CDS encoding transporter: MSPSDDDIPPADPAEALRLITEQQAEVSRRLNPDPRLFHWPWGVAWLVGFGLFFLRFGPDGRIFVDLPEWLPLTVLFVLLAAAGIITGGAGAKAYGQVVGASSQRGTWYGLAWFLGNVSLFAVNIKISPLLPDDLQGLLWAASAVGLVGVLLMAGGAIWLDRNLFWLGAWIIVLNVAGLIAGPGWHALIIALGGGGGLLLAGTIAALRRKS, from the coding sequence GTGAGCCCCAGTGATGACGACATCCCGCCCGCCGACCCGGCCGAGGCACTACGCCTGATCACCGAGCAGCAGGCCGAGGTGTCCCGGCGACTCAACCCCGACCCGCGCCTGTTCCACTGGCCGTGGGGGGTGGCCTGGCTGGTCGGCTTCGGGCTGTTCTTCCTCCGCTTCGGCCCCGACGGTCGGATCTTCGTCGACCTGCCCGAATGGCTGCCGCTGACCGTCCTCTTCGTACTGCTGGCCGCCGCCGGCATCATCACCGGCGGAGCCGGAGCGAAGGCGTACGGGCAGGTCGTCGGGGCCTCCTCCCAACGTGGCACGTGGTACGGCCTGGCCTGGTTCCTCGGCAACGTCAGCCTCTTCGCCGTCAACATCAAGATCAGCCCCCTGCTCCCCGACGACCTTCAGGGGCTGCTCTGGGCGGCCAGCGCGGTCGGCCTCGTCGGCGTACTGCTCATGGCCGGTGGCGCGATCTGGCTCGACCGCAACCTGTTCTGGCTCGGCGCCTGGATCATCGTGCTCAATGTCGCCGGACTGATCGCCGGACCGGGCTGGCACGCCCTGATCATCGCGCTCGGCGGCGGGGGCGGCCTGCTGCTCGCCGGCACCATCGCCGCACTTCGGCGAAAGTCATGA
- a CDS encoding RNA polymerase sigma factor — MNRSRQVGAADVGTMTDAAIIKRSVQDPESFALIFDRHAPHIHRYLVRRLGAGIADDLVAETFLAAFRRRKRFDPAYPEARPWLYGIATNIVSQRRREEEREYRLRQAYVPTTSEASHADRVVTVVTAQSLRQTLFDALAKLSARDRDVLLLIAWEELTYDQVAAALSIPVGTVRSRLNRARKLLRENLSSDPTNAIEETLSNG; from the coding sequence ATGAATCGTTCCAGACAAGTCGGGGCCGCCGACGTCGGCACAATGACGGACGCGGCCATCATCAAACGGTCCGTCCAGGACCCCGAGAGTTTCGCGCTGATATTCGACCGGCATGCACCGCACATTCACCGCTATCTGGTGAGACGGCTCGGTGCCGGGATCGCCGACGACCTGGTTGCCGAGACGTTCCTGGCGGCGTTCCGTCGCCGGAAGCGATTCGACCCGGCCTATCCGGAAGCCCGGCCATGGCTCTACGGGATCGCCACCAACATCGTCAGCCAGCGTCGGCGCGAGGAGGAACGCGAATACCGGCTGCGGCAGGCGTACGTACCTACGACGAGCGAGGCGTCACATGCCGACCGAGTCGTCACCGTGGTCACCGCGCAGTCACTGCGTCAGACGTTGTTCGACGCTCTGGCCAAACTCTCCGCCCGTGATCGCGACGTGCTGTTGCTGATCGCCTGGGAGGAATTGACCTACGACCAGGTAGCGGCGGCGTTGTCGATCCCGGTCGGCACCGTGCGCTCACGACTCAACCGCGCCCGCAAGCTGCTCCGCGAGAACTTGAGCAGCGATCCCACCAACGCAATCGAGGAGACACTGAGCAATGGATGA
- a CDS encoding CU044_5270 family protein has product MDDLRLLQEIGQEIPPATLAQLAPARSQLLAAATAESPAPRAVGRSHRWNWRFLLSGVAAAGVAAAVAGVVVLAPGTPDGGSAPDSQQAAQADPAWVLMSAATAARQLPDITPQPGQFVYRRSQEGSTTYESWLSVDGTRDGRVKTTSGSGNEQTVVPGCRNGQAAVVKGGQVIAGRTEPCTPNPAYHPDLPTDPAAMKAYLLKNASGEGEPNSIAKDVASLAADYLRPQSRAALYEAAITVPGLRVIKEAADGMGRRGIGIAWPTTGADGPKEMIMVFDAKTHALLGFAKSSAELALTIVDQVGQTG; this is encoded by the coding sequence ATGGATGATCTGCGACTGCTCCAGGAAATCGGTCAGGAGATCCCGCCGGCGACACTCGCACAGTTGGCCCCGGCCCGCAGCCAGCTGTTGGCCGCAGCGACCGCCGAGTCTCCCGCCCCCAGGGCGGTCGGGCGTTCCCACCGCTGGAACTGGCGGTTCCTGCTCAGTGGCGTGGCCGCCGCAGGCGTCGCGGCGGCCGTTGCCGGGGTGGTCGTACTCGCCCCCGGTACGCCCGACGGCGGTAGCGCCCCGGATTCCCAGCAGGCCGCCCAGGCCGACCCCGCCTGGGTGCTGATGAGCGCGGCGACCGCAGCGCGCCAGCTGCCCGACATCACCCCCCAGCCCGGACAGTTCGTCTACCGGCGGAGCCAGGAGGGATCGACAACCTACGAGAGCTGGCTGTCGGTGGACGGGACCCGGGACGGCCGGGTGAAGACGACGTCCGGCAGCGGCAACGAGCAGACGGTCGTTCCGGGTTGCCGGAACGGGCAGGCCGCCGTGGTGAAGGGTGGCCAGGTAATTGCGGGGCGGACCGAGCCCTGCACCCCGAACCCCGCGTACCACCCCGACCTGCCCACCGACCCCGCTGCCATGAAGGCGTACCTGCTCAAGAACGCGAGCGGCGAGGGCGAGCCGAACTCCATCGCCAAGGACGTGGCCAGCCTCGCCGCAGACTATCTACGTCCGCAGTCCCGTGCGGCGCTGTACGAAGCCGCGATCACGGTGCCGGGCCTCCGTGTGATCAAGGAGGCCGCGGACGGCATGGGCCGGCGCGGTATCGGCATTGCCTGGCCGACCACGGGGGCGGACGGCCCGAAGGAAATGATCATGGTCTTCGACGCCAAGACCCACGCCCTCCTCGGCTTCGCGAAGTCGTCCGCGGAGCTGGCCCTCACCATCGTCGACCAGGTCGGTCAGACCGGCTGA
- a CDS encoding ABC transporter ATP-binding protein has protein sequence MILARADQVTRRFGDVLALDHVDLDVSSGELVGLLGPNGAGKSTLLSLLVGIRRPTSGRVELFGGDPREPARRQRIGVTPQETGLPPTLRVGEVVDFVSAHYPDPVPRAELLDRFGLADLAKRQTGGMSGGQKRRLAVALAFVGRPQLVFLDEPTTGLDVEARHALWDGIRSFHAEGGTVLLTSHYLEEIEALAQRVVVIGQGRVLADDTVEAIRGVVGARRVSLDTTDVLPRLAGVVGVERADGRTHLLTTDADQLVRELVTAGVDFANLEIRPTSLEEAFLAITGRDERSTTAHDGQPLAA, from the coding sequence ATGATCCTCGCCCGCGCCGACCAGGTCACCCGCCGGTTCGGCGACGTCCTGGCCCTGGACCACGTCGACCTCGACGTCAGCAGCGGCGAACTGGTGGGCCTGCTCGGCCCCAACGGGGCTGGCAAGAGCACCTTGCTGAGCCTGCTCGTCGGCATCCGCCGGCCCACCTCCGGCCGGGTCGAACTCTTCGGCGGCGACCCCCGCGAACCGGCCCGCCGCCAGCGGATCGGGGTCACCCCGCAGGAGACCGGCCTGCCGCCCACCCTGCGGGTCGGTGAGGTGGTCGACTTCGTCTCCGCCCACTACCCCGACCCGGTGCCCCGGGCCGAACTCCTCGACCGGTTCGGCCTCGCCGACCTCGCCAAACGGCAGACCGGCGGCATGTCCGGCGGGCAGAAGCGCCGGCTCGCCGTGGCGCTCGCCTTCGTTGGCCGCCCCCAACTGGTCTTCCTCGACGAGCCGACCACCGGTCTGGACGTCGAGGCCCGACACGCCCTCTGGGACGGCATCCGCAGCTTCCACGCCGAAGGCGGGACGGTGCTGCTCACCAGCCACTACCTGGAGGAGATCGAGGCGCTCGCCCAGCGGGTCGTGGTGATCGGGCAGGGCCGGGTGCTGGCCGACGACACCGTCGAGGCCATCCGGGGCGTCGTCGGGGCCCGCCGGGTCAGCCTCGACACCACCGACGTGCTGCCCCGACTGGCCGGTGTGGTCGGTGTCGAGCGCGCCGACGGTCGTACCCACCTGCTCACCACGGACGCCGACCAGTTGGTCCGCGAACTGGTCACCGCCGGGGTCGACTTCGCCAACCTGGAGATCCGGCCCACCTCCCTGGAGGAGGCGTTCCTGGCCATCACCGGCCGCGATGAGCGGTCGACCACCGCACACGACGGGCAGCCGCTCGCCGCCTGA
- a CDS encoding serine hydrolase domain-containing protein has translation MRGLPRKITRAAGAAVLALAMLATAATPAAATSSGPIPAQQQHGELPGSELQAALVKVTDAGMVGAFAEVRDNLVTWRGASGTADLGNGRPMRPGLQHRIGSVTKTFVATTLLQLVGEGRIALDAPVGTYLPDFAADGVTVRMLLNHTSGIGSYDRVVFATPEDVERHRNTTFDPRELARIGLDMPPTNVPGATFAYSNTNYILAGLILEQVTGRPAQLEIYRRVIRPLGLFQTYFPGTNTRIVGPHAKGYVPWYGGELRDFSVYNMSWAGTAGELISTPSDLNHFYRALLDGRLLPPAELAQMRTTVPLDPARPATGGYGLGLVRLALPCGTVWGHDGIVLGHSALSLHSPDGRRQLTFAANLTHYAVPGQPDPISSATVDFAVTALCGTTSGPIGDPSPQGVTGGPLRVAPAPGGPALTATPPSGQPHQG, from the coding sequence GTGCGGGGATTACCAAGGAAGATAACGCGAGCCGCCGGTGCCGCCGTGCTGGCACTGGCCATGCTCGCCACCGCAGCGACGCCGGCCGCCGCCACCAGCAGTGGCCCGATCCCGGCCCAGCAACAGCACGGCGAACTGCCCGGCAGCGAGCTACAGGCCGCCCTCGTCAAGGTCACCGACGCGGGCATGGTCGGGGCCTTCGCCGAGGTACGCGACAACCTGGTCACCTGGCGAGGCGCGAGCGGCACGGCCGACCTCGGCAACGGTCGGCCGATGCGCCCCGGACTCCAGCACCGGATCGGCAGCGTCACCAAGACGTTCGTGGCGACCACGTTGCTCCAACTCGTCGGCGAGGGGCGAATCGCACTCGACGCGCCGGTCGGGACGTACCTTCCCGACTTCGCGGCCGACGGGGTGACCGTCCGGATGCTCCTCAACCACACCAGCGGCATCGGCAGCTACGACCGGGTCGTCTTCGCCACGCCCGAGGACGTGGAGCGACACCGCAACACCACGTTCGACCCGCGCGAGTTGGCCCGGATCGGGCTCGACATGCCGCCGACCAACGTCCCCGGCGCGACGTTCGCCTACTCCAACACCAACTACATCCTGGCCGGGCTGATCCTGGAGCAGGTCACCGGTCGGCCAGCCCAACTGGAGATCTACCGCCGGGTCATCCGACCGTTGGGCCTGTTCCAGACGTACTTCCCCGGCACCAACACCCGCATCGTCGGTCCACACGCCAAGGGCTATGTTCCCTGGTACGGCGGTGAACTACGGGACTTCAGCGTCTACAACATGTCCTGGGCAGGTACGGCCGGTGAGCTGATCTCGACCCCGTCCGACCTGAACCACTTCTATCGGGCGTTGCTGGACGGCCGGTTGCTGCCGCCGGCGGAGTTGGCGCAGATGCGTACCACCGTGCCGTTGGACCCGGCCCGGCCGGCGACCGGCGGCTACGGCCTGGGCTTGGTGAGGTTGGCGCTGCCGTGCGGCACGGTATGGGGCCATGACGGGATCGTGCTGGGGCACAGTGCACTCTCGCTGCACTCGCCGGACGGTCGTCGCCAGCTCACGTTCGCGGCGAACCTCACCCACTATGCGGTGCCCGGCCAGCCCGACCCGATCAGTTCCGCGACCGTCGACTTCGCCGTCACGGCGTTGTGCGGCACGACCAGTGGGCCGATCGGCGACCCGAGCCCTCAGGGGGTGACGGGTGGCCCACTGCGGGTGGCCCCGGCACCCGGCGGGCCGGCGCTGACCGCGACGCCACCGTCAGGCCAGCCCCACCAGGGCTGA
- a CDS encoding trypsin-like serine peptidase produces the protein MFRRPLRGIAATAAISMALIVAAAPPSMARDHARAEQWPTLSKASAAAASIAPLTPDVARTINRASTKVSPHASVSADATAADYERALSAYWTPERMRAARPIEQRLKDDTQQPHLAPGATVSAPTANRVAGEAAVTHKLRGKPLTVPPHKPETEPVPANVVTGSTGTATANAVAGAPSKPEYSVFHAVARTMGKVFLNHKGTDYVCSAGLVIGSGKSLVWTAGHCVYDAGAYAANWIFVPAYSDGQRFPRQAAPYGYWYARTLFAQTDWVTKRDWHGDVGAAIVWPNSEGKKIQDLLGAQGISFNLPYYPYSNAFGYPADPPYDGENLYQVVGQAYDAGASIIYMANTMTGGSSGGYWLTNFDGNWGTVNGHNSFAEDDSPYMYSPYYGRDTQRFYNSVQHLDPMTM, from the coding sequence ATGTTCCGACGACCGCTACGCGGGATCGCCGCAACCGCAGCGATTTCCATGGCGCTTATCGTGGCGGCGGCACCACCGAGCATGGCGAGAGACCATGCTCGGGCGGAGCAGTGGCCCACCCTGTCCAAGGCCAGCGCAGCGGCCGCCAGCATCGCCCCGCTCACCCCGGATGTGGCCCGTACGATCAACCGCGCCAGCACCAAGGTCAGCCCCCACGCCAGCGTCAGTGCCGACGCCACCGCCGCCGACTACGAGCGGGCACTGTCGGCGTACTGGACCCCGGAGCGGATGCGCGCGGCGCGCCCGATCGAGCAGAGGCTCAAGGACGACACACAGCAACCTCACCTGGCACCAGGCGCCACGGTGTCGGCGCCCACCGCCAACCGGGTCGCTGGCGAAGCGGCGGTCACCCACAAACTGCGCGGCAAGCCGCTGACGGTCCCGCCCCACAAGCCGGAGACCGAGCCCGTTCCCGCCAACGTGGTGACCGGGTCGACCGGCACCGCCACGGCCAACGCCGTGGCCGGAGCGCCGTCCAAGCCCGAATACTCGGTCTTCCACGCGGTAGCCCGCACCATGGGCAAGGTCTTCCTCAACCACAAGGGGACGGACTACGTCTGCTCGGCCGGCCTCGTCATCGGTTCGGGTAAGTCGCTGGTCTGGACCGCAGGCCACTGCGTGTACGACGCCGGGGCCTACGCCGCCAACTGGATCTTCGTACCGGCCTACAGCGACGGGCAGCGTTTCCCCAGGCAGGCAGCCCCGTACGGCTACTGGTACGCCCGCACCCTCTTCGCCCAGACCGACTGGGTCACCAAGCGTGACTGGCACGGTGATGTGGGTGCGGCCATCGTCTGGCCCAACTCCGAGGGCAAGAAGATCCAGGACCTGCTGGGTGCGCAGGGGATCTCGTTCAACCTGCCCTACTACCCGTACAGCAACGCCTTTGGCTACCCGGCGGACCCGCCGTACGACGGTGAGAATCTGTACCAGGTCGTTGGCCAGGCCTATGACGCTGGAGCCAGCATCATCTACATGGCGAACACCATGACCGGGGGATCATCCGGCGGTTACTGGCTCACCAATTTCGACGGTAATTGGGGAACCGTCAACGGGCACAACAGTTTCGCGGAAGACGATTCGCCGTACATGTATTCCCCATATTATGGCCGGGACACGCAGAGGTTCTACAACAGTGTCCAACATCTGGATCCCATGACCATGTAA
- a CDS encoding transcriptional regulator — MSAPPPELDPVIHAQARLRVVATLATLAEGDQITFPRLQDILQMTAGNLSVHLRKLEDAGYVDITKTHQGRTPATLVALGRRGRLAFEEYTAAVRALLDLSDAKEQR, encoded by the coding sequence ATGAGCGCACCCCCGCCCGAACTCGACCCGGTCATCCACGCCCAGGCCCGGCTCCGGGTCGTCGCCACCCTCGCGACCCTCGCCGAAGGCGACCAGATCACCTTCCCCCGGCTCCAGGACATCCTCCAGATGACCGCCGGCAACCTCTCCGTACACCTGCGCAAGCTCGAAGACGCCGGCTACGTCGACATCACCAAGACCCACCAGGGTCGTACCCCGGCGACCCTCGTCGCCCTCGGCCGACGCGGCCGGCTGGCCTTCGAGGAATACACCGCAGCGGTACGCGCCCTGCTCGACCTTTCCGACGCCAAGGAGCAACGATGA